The proteins below come from a single Zea mays cultivar B73 chromosome 8, Zm-B73-REFERENCE-NAM-5.0, whole genome shotgun sequence genomic window:
- the LOC100193706 gene encoding TUB transcription factor produces MPRDGAQAAPPPERGEMDEVVEADPDTEAEDQEERWARLLPELLSDVVRRVEASGGERWPARKDVVSCACVCRRWREAAVSVVRPPAESGKITFPSSLKQPGPRERPMQCFIKRNKNNSTFYLYLGFTSSPVDKGKFLMAARRFRRGPHTEYIISLDAEDLSQGSNAYMGKLRSDFWGTNFKIYDSKPPYDGAKASSSRSSRRFGSRRISPQVSAGNYEVGQVSYKYNLLKSRGPRRMYCTLECPSAQETWENSLKTKFRRPLGPTTLRNKAPRWHEHLQCWCLNFHGRVTVASVKNFQLVAAADPSEPTTNVDDETVLLQFGKVDSDMFTMDYRQPLSAFQAFAISLSSFGTKLACE; encoded by the exons ATGCCTCGGGATGGCGCGCAGGCGGCGCCGCCACCGGAGCGCGGCGAGATGGACGAGGTGGTAGAGGCGGACCCGGATACGGAGGCGGAGGATCAGGAGGAGAGGTGGGCGAGGCTGCTGCCGGAGCTGCTCTCCGACGTGGTGCGGCGCGTCGAGGCGTCCGGCGGCGAGCGGTGGCCGGCGCGGAAGGACGTCGTCTCCTGCGCCTGCGTGTGCCGCCGGTGGCGGGAGGCCGCCGTCTCCGTCGTGCGTCCGCCGGCGGAGTCCGGCAAGATCACCTTCCCCTCCTCGCTCAAGCAG CCAGGGCCAAGGGAGAGACCAATGCAGTGCTTTATCAAGAGGAATAAGAACAACTCTACATTCTACCTCTACCTTGGCTTCACAAGTT CACCTGTGGATAAAGGGAAGTTTCTCATGGCTGCTAGAAGATTTAGGCGTGGTCCCCATACCGAGTACATTATATCTCTTGATGCAGAAGACTTATCACAAGGGAGCAATGCATACATGGGGAAACTGAG ATCTGATTTCTGGGGGACAAACTTCAAAATATATGATAGCAAGCCACCATATGATGGTGCTAAAGCATCAAGTAGTCGATCTAGTCGTCGTTTCGGAAGCAGAAGGATTAGTCCCCAGGTATCGGCTGGCAATTATGAAGTTGGACAGGTTTCATACAAATACAACTTGCTCAAATCCAGAGGCCCCAGGAGAATGTATTGCACTCTCGAATGCCCTTCAGCCCAAGAGACTTGGGAAAACTCACTCAAGACAAAGTTCAGGCGCCCCCTGGGCCCCACAACTTTACGAAATAAAGCACCCCGCTGGCATGAGCACCTGCAATGCTGGTGCTTAAACTTCCATGGGCGGGTaacagttgcatcagtcaagaatTTCCAGCTTGTGGCTGCTGCCGACCCCAGTGAGCCTACTACCAACGTGGATGATGAAACGGTTCTGCTGCAGTTTGGTAAGGTCGATAGCGATATGTTCACAATGGATTACCGGCAACCACTCTCCGCGTTTCAAGCATTTGCCATCAGCCTCAGCAGCTTTGGGACCAAGCTAGCCTGTGAATAG